One Spinacia oleracea cultivar Varoflay chromosome 4, BTI_SOV_V1, whole genome shotgun sequence DNA segment encodes these proteins:
- the LOC110799107 gene encoding vesicle-associated membrane protein 727, producing MNQKGLIYSFVAKGTVVLAEHTSYSGNFSTIAVQCLQKLPSTGNKYTYTCDGHTFNFLIDNEFVFLVVADEGAGRSLPYVFLERVKDDFKQRYAGSIKSGDAHPLADANDSDDDLFEDRFSIAYNLDREFGPRLKEHMQYCMNHPEEMSRLSKVKAQISEVKGIMMDNIEKVLDRGEKIELLVDKTENLQFQADSFQRQGRQLRRKMWFQNIQLKLIVGGSIIAFIIIVWLVACRGFKC from the exons ATGAATCAAAAAGGATTGATTTATAGCTTTGTGGCCAAGGGAACAGTTGTTCTAGCTGAACACACTTCGTATTCAGGGAATTTTAGTACCATAGCTGTCCAATGCTTGCAAAAATTGCCTTCAACCGGTAACAAGTACACTTACACTTGCGATGGCCACACGTTCAACTTTCTTATTGACAATGAATTTG TGTTCCTTGTGGTTGCCGATGAGGGTGCTGGAAGGAGTCTTCCTTATGTTTTCCTTGAGCGGGTGAAAGATGATTTTAAACAGAGGTATGCCGGAAGCATCAAAAGTGGAGATGCTCACCCTCTTGCTGATGCAAATGATTCTGATGACGATCTGTTTGAAGATCGCTTCAGCATCGCATACAACCTTGACCGGGAATTCGG GCCTCGGCTTAAGGAACACATGCAATATTGTATGAACCATCCTGAGGAAATGAGCAGGCTTTCCAAGGTGAAGGCTCAAATATCAGAGGTCAAAGGAATAATGATGGATAACATTGAGAAG GTTCTGGACCGTGGGGAGAAGATTGAACTGCTTGTGGATAAGACCGAAAATCTTCAGTTTCAA GCTGATAGTTTCCAGAGGCAGGGCAGGCAATTGCGGCGGAAGATGTGGTTTCAGAACATTCAACTGAAATTGATTGTCGGAGGTTCtattattgctttcatcatcaTAGTGTGGCTGGTAGCATGCCGAGGGTTCAAATGTTGA